From the genome of Pelobacter propionicus DSM 2379, one region includes:
- a CDS encoding tRNA (cytidine(34)-2'-O)-methyltransferase gives MPETPPFNIVLVEPEIPPNTGNIARLCAATGTVLHLVEPLGFSIDDRQLKRAGLDYWGSVTLKVWQRLEQVWQEFPRGRFFYLSTKAGRSYLAADFRPGDFIVFGKETKGLPAEILEWNSETAITIPMPANAVRSLNLSTSAGIVLYEALRQAGQIV, from the coding sequence GTGCCGGAAACGCCTCCTTTCAACATCGTACTGGTAGAACCGGAAATTCCGCCCAACACCGGCAACATCGCCCGGCTCTGCGCCGCAACCGGAACCGTGCTGCACCTGGTGGAGCCGTTGGGTTTCTCCATCGACGACCGCCAGCTGAAGCGGGCAGGCCTTGATTACTGGGGGAGTGTCACCCTCAAGGTCTGGCAGCGTCTGGAGCAGGTCTGGCAGGAATTTCCCCGGGGGCGTTTCTTCTATCTCAGCACCAAGGCCGGACGGAGCTACCTGGCGGCGGATTTCAGGCCCGGCGATTTCATCGTCTTCGGCAAGGAGACCAAAGGGTTGCCAGCCGAGATCCTGGAGTGGAACTCCGAGACAGCCATCACCATCCCCATGCCGGCCAACGCGGTGCGCAGCCTGAATCTCTCCACCTCGGCCGGCATCGTGCTCTACGAGGCGCTGCGCCAAGCCGGGCAGATCGTCTGA
- the truD gene encoding tRNA pseudouridine(13) synthase TruD: MSEQRYLTAHLPGCGGVIKQSPDDFIVTEIPAYEPCGSGEHLYLTIEKRGLTTLEAIRLIARSLSLPEREIGYAGMKDSVGVTRQTISVPRIRPEEVAGLSLKGVQLISALRHTNKLKLGHLKGNRFNLVVRSVNEGALAAASAILKVLVERGVPNRFGYQRYGVQGNSHLIGAAMLRGDWKGAVDLLMGDPQLLRDDQWRSAIQAYQRGDVAEALRLLPRHCDCERSVLQRLVSRPGAWEKAFGAVHPRLRKLYLSAYQSSLFDRVVEERLDRIDRVMEGDLAWKHVNGACFLVEDQEQEQPRAERFEISPSGPMFGTKMMQPQGEPRNMEERILAEEGLTLDSFGAQSGVAMEGQRRALRVPLGNPSCSQEGSSLCLEFFLPKGSYATSVLREITKNF; the protein is encoded by the coding sequence ATGTCCGAGCAGCGCTATCTGACCGCCCATCTGCCGGGGTGCGGCGGGGTCATCAAACAGTCTCCCGACGATTTCATTGTCACGGAGATCCCGGCCTATGAGCCGTGCGGTTCCGGCGAGCACCTCTACCTGACCATCGAGAAGCGCGGCCTGACCACGCTGGAGGCCATACGCCTGATCGCCCGCAGCTTAAGCCTGCCGGAGCGGGAGATCGGCTACGCCGGCATGAAGGACAGCGTCGGCGTCACCCGCCAGACCATCTCCGTGCCCCGCATCCGGCCGGAGGAGGTTGCCGGACTCAGTCTGAAGGGGGTGCAACTGATCTCGGCACTGCGTCATACCAACAAGCTTAAGCTGGGGCACCTGAAGGGCAACCGCTTCAACCTGGTCGTGCGCTCCGTTAACGAAGGGGCTCTTGCGGCGGCATCGGCCATACTCAAGGTTCTCGTGGAGCGGGGAGTGCCCAACCGCTTCGGCTACCAGCGTTACGGTGTTCAGGGTAATTCCCATCTTATCGGCGCTGCCATGCTGCGGGGCGACTGGAAGGGGGCCGTGGATCTGCTCATGGGGGATCCCCAGTTGCTGCGTGACGACCAGTGGCGATCCGCCATCCAGGCTTACCAGCGGGGAGACGTGGCTGAGGCGCTGCGCCTGCTGCCCCGCCACTGCGACTGTGAACGGAGCGTGCTACAGCGTCTGGTTTCCCGGCCAGGCGCCTGGGAAAAGGCTTTTGGCGCCGTCCACCCCCGCCTGAGGAAACTGTACCTCTCCGCCTATCAGTCCAGCCTCTTCGACCGGGTCGTGGAAGAGCGACTCGACCGCATCGACCGGGTCATGGAGGGGGATCTGGCCTGGAAGCATGTCAACGGAGCCTGTTTCCTGGTGGAGGATCAGGAACAGGAGCAGCCGCGGGCCGAGCGCTTCGAGATCTCCCCGAGCGGGCCGATGTTCGGCACGAAAATGATGCAGCCCCAAGGAGAGCCGCGTAACATGGAAGAGCGTATCCTGGCGGAGGAAGGGCTCACCCTCGATTCCTTCGGGGCACAGAGCGGAGTCGCCATGGAGGGGCAGCGCAGGGCGTTGCGGGTGCCGCTGGGCAATCCTTCCTGCAGCCAGGAGGGGAGTAGCCTGTGTCTGGAATTTTTCCTACCCAAGGGGAGTTACGCCACCTCGGTTCTGCGGGAGATAACCAAGAACTTCTGA